From a single Collibacillus ludicampi genomic region:
- a CDS encoding DUF1811 family protein, translating to MDRLYSQMSKEELQDVMRELKEEAIALFEKGLLSEVMVLRTKYYLAASYLMDPESIEVGGVYYVEGLPEDTRFTVTKVDGVMAHGNLSSSPEPQAFPIAMLSKEPTDIEP from the coding sequence ATGGATCGATTATATAGTCAAATGAGTAAGGAAGAACTGCAAGACGTCATGCGAGAACTGAAAGAAGAAGCGATTGCTTTATTTGAGAAAGGGTTGCTTTCTGAAGTCATGGTCTTGCGAACGAAATATTATTTGGCCGCTTCCTATCTGATGGATCCGGAAAGCATCGAAGTGGGAGGCGTCTATTACGTGGAAGGGCTTCCTGAGGACACAAGATTTACCGTGACGAAGGTCGACGGGGTCATGGCACACGGAAACTTGTCTTCTTCGCCAGAACCGCAAGCGTTCCCGATCGCGATGCTTTCGAAAGAACCGACGGATATTGAACCGTAG
- a CDS encoding Uma2 family endonuclease, whose translation MTIPTLEPERKYTYQDYLKWPEEERYELINGVPYAMSPAPSRKHQEVTGELFAEFRNYLRNKDCRAYPAPFDVRLFAENKEDDQVINVIQPDITVVCDKDKLDERGCKGTPDLIVEVLSPATGKQDRWLKYKLYERAGVKEYWIVDPMNELVDVFVLNESGKYELIGSYGKDDTVKVGIFDDLTIELNIIFRQ comes from the coding sequence ATGACGATTCCAACTCTTGAACCAGAACGGAAATATACGTATCAGGATTATTTAAAGTGGCCTGAAGAGGAACGATACGAATTAATTAACGGTGTCCCGTATGCGATGAGTCCTGCCCCTTCCAGAAAACATCAAGAGGTCACGGGAGAATTATTTGCTGAGTTTAGAAATTATCTAAGGAACAAGGATTGTCGTGCTTATCCTGCACCTTTTGACGTTCGTTTATTTGCTGAAAATAAAGAAGATGATCAAGTAATCAATGTGATTCAGCCCGATATAACAGTTGTTTGCGATAAGGACAAACTGGATGAAAGGGGATGTAAGGGCACTCCAGATCTCATCGTTGAAGTACTTTCCCCTGCCACCGGAAAACAGGACCGTTGGTTAAAATACAAACTGTATGAACGAGCGGGAGTAAAGGAATATTGGATTGTGGATCCCATGAATGAACTCGTGGATGTGTTTGTTTTAAATGAAAGTGGAAAGTATGAATTGATCGGCTCTTACGGAAAAGACGATACTGTAAAAGTTGGCATTTTTGATGATTTAACCATTGAATTGAATATTATTTTTAGGCAATAA
- a CDS encoding adenine deaminase C-terminal domain-containing protein, translating into MGFVHDGRRRIRPLTISEFRSLMRVSKGIEEADVYFCGGTVCNVYSGEWINANVAVKGRHIAYVGMSDQMVGENTRVIDVHDQYIVPGYMEPHAHPFQLYNPYTFAQFALLHGTTFLVNDNLTLYLTMPIERMEEFFHEAGQWPVKMTWWARFDPQTSSPESESLFDPVRIRRLLGNPYVLQGGELTAWPQILAGTNDELELNLWEAGNMGKRVEGHMPGASIETLSAMTAAGVTACHEAMTGEEALRRLRLGLWTSLRYSSLRPDLPVLIRDLLLSQADFHRMMMTTDGATPAFLERGLTDEMVRVAIESGLEPMRAYQMVTVQPAMYYGIDGEVGGIAPGRIADLLLLSAPTIPTPEQVWADGKLAASQGELQIDWKEPDWAYYGQSGLLLDWLTVSEDFYLQEDEKVYVIDLENPAITRIREGITADDLTGILITRDGKHAVRSAVRGFARRLDGMASSFTASGDFMALGRNPAAMQQALNRVLQIGGGIVLIENGEVLFELALPLAGKMSKRPLTELTVENKKLERLLSERGYPHYDLIYTLLFFTSTHLPEVRFTPRGILHVKSGEILVPAKVRRVSL; encoded by the coding sequence ATGGGATTCGTTCATGACGGGAGAAGACGAATTCGCCCTTTGACCATCAGCGAATTTCGGAGCCTTATGAGAGTTTCTAAAGGAATCGAGGAAGCGGACGTTTATTTTTGCGGCGGAACGGTGTGTAACGTCTACTCGGGAGAATGGATCAATGCCAATGTTGCCGTTAAGGGACGGCATATCGCCTATGTAGGAATGTCCGATCAAATGGTTGGAGAAAACACGCGTGTGATCGATGTGCATGATCAGTACATCGTACCCGGGTACATGGAACCGCATGCCCATCCGTTTCAACTGTATAATCCCTATACGTTTGCCCAATTCGCGTTATTGCACGGAACCACGTTTCTTGTGAATGACAATTTGACGCTTTATTTGACAATGCCGATCGAGAGAATGGAGGAATTTTTTCACGAAGCGGGACAGTGGCCGGTCAAAATGACGTGGTGGGCCCGGTTTGATCCGCAAACGTCTTCCCCTGAATCAGAGTCGTTATTCGATCCCGTACGCATTCGTAGATTACTTGGCAACCCGTACGTGTTACAGGGCGGTGAGTTGACCGCTTGGCCGCAAATTCTAGCGGGTACGAATGATGAGCTGGAGCTCAATCTCTGGGAAGCGGGAAACATGGGCAAGAGAGTGGAAGGCCATATGCCGGGAGCATCGATAGAAACCTTGTCCGCTATGACGGCTGCCGGAGTTACCGCTTGCCATGAGGCGATGACCGGAGAGGAAGCGTTGCGGCGCCTGCGTTTAGGACTATGGACAAGTTTGCGTTACAGTTCCCTTCGGCCCGATCTTCCTGTCCTGATTCGCGACTTGTTATTGAGTCAAGCGGATTTTCATCGCATGATGATGACGACTGACGGGGCGACGCCCGCTTTTCTGGAACGCGGACTGACCGATGAAATGGTGAGGGTGGCGATTGAATCGGGTCTGGAGCCGATGCGCGCATACCAGATGGTGACTGTTCAACCGGCGATGTATTACGGAATCGACGGGGAAGTCGGAGGGATTGCACCAGGCAGGATTGCGGATTTATTGCTCTTATCCGCTCCAACGATTCCGACTCCCGAGCAAGTGTGGGCGGATGGAAAACTGGCCGCATCACAGGGAGAATTGCAAATCGACTGGAAAGAACCCGATTGGGCATACTACGGCCAATCCGGACTTCTACTCGATTGGCTGACCGTTTCTGAAGATTTTTATTTGCAAGAGGATGAAAAGGTCTACGTGATTGACTTGGAAAACCCTGCGATCACGCGAATTCGGGAGGGTATCACCGCAGACGATCTCACGGGTATTCTGATAACCCGTGACGGTAAACATGCGGTACGTTCGGCCGTTCGCGGATTTGCCCGCCGTCTTGACGGAATGGCAAGTTCCTTTACTGCGTCAGGAGACTTTATGGCTCTCGGCCGGAACCCTGCAGCGATGCAGCAGGCGTTAAATCGCGTTCTTCAGATCGGTGGAGGGATCGTGTTAATCGAAAATGGAGAAGTTCTCTTTGAACTCGCCTTGCCTCTTGCCGGAAAGATGTCGAAACGTCCGCTTACAGAGTTGACAGTTGAAAACAAGAAATTGGAACGACTGCTCTCTGAACGCGGATATCCTCACTATGATCTGATCTACACGTTGTTGTTCTTTACATCGACACATCTGCCAGAGGTGCGTTTCACGCCGCGAGGGATTCTGCATGTCAAATCGGGAGAGATCCTTGTCCCTGCAAAAGTCAGGCGAGTCTCGCTCTGA
- a CDS encoding 4-hydroxy-3-methylbut-2-enyl diphosphate reductase → MEVVKITPRGYCYGVVDAMVLAQQTAKDLNVPRPIYILGMIVHNRHVVEAFEREGIVTLDGADRLSLLDQIDKGTVIFTAHGVSPEVRKKALEKGLTVVDATCPDVTKTHTLIAEKVAEGYEVLYIGKKGHPEPEGAMGVAPGKVHLVEREEDLEGIRLSTDKIIITNQTTMSQWDTKHLMNKCLEKYPKAEIYNEICLATQVRQEAVAEMAKETDLVIVVGDPRSNNSNRLAQVAEEIAGVPAYRIADLSELDPHWLVGKKKVGVTSGASTPTPITKEVIDWLERFDENDPATWEKTRTVNWDKILPRVKERT, encoded by the coding sequence ATGGAAGTAGTAAAAATCACTCCTCGCGGATATTGTTACGGAGTCGTTGATGCGATGGTTTTGGCGCAACAGACAGCGAAGGATTTAAACGTTCCTCGGCCGATCTATATTCTGGGCATGATCGTTCATAATCGCCATGTAGTGGAAGCTTTCGAACGAGAAGGCATCGTCACGTTAGATGGAGCCGATCGTCTTTCCTTGCTCGATCAGATCGATAAAGGCACGGTTATCTTCACGGCACATGGGGTTTCTCCGGAAGTGCGCAAGAAAGCCCTGGAGAAAGGATTGACCGTCGTCGATGCCACTTGTCCCGATGTAACCAAAACACATACGCTCATCGCGGAAAAAGTGGCTGAAGGGTATGAAGTCCTTTATATTGGCAAGAAAGGACACCCTGAGCCTGAAGGCGCCATGGGAGTGGCACCCGGCAAGGTTCATCTGGTGGAAAGAGAGGAAGATCTGGAAGGCATCCGGCTTTCCACAGACAAAATCATCATTACGAACCAAACGACGATGAGCCAGTGGGATACGAAACACTTGATGAATAAATGTCTTGAAAAATATCCGAAAGCGGAAATTTACAACGAAATCTGTTTGGCAACTCAAGTTCGCCAGGAAGCGGTAGCCGAAATGGCCAAGGAGACGGATTTGGTGATCGTTGTCGGTGATCCCCGTTCCAATAATTCCAATCGTCTGGCGCAAGTCGCCGAAGAGATCGCGGGAGTACCCGCATATCGGATTGCCGACTTGTCTGAATTGGATCCTCATTGGCTTGTCGGCAAGAAAAAAGTAGGGGTCACTTCCGGCGCTTCGACGCCAACCCCGATCACGAAGGAAGTGATCGATTGGCTGGAACGATTCGATGAAAACGATCCTGCTACCTGGGAGAAGACAAGAACGGTGAATTGGGACAAAATTTTGCCCCGCGTGAAGGAACGAACGTAA
- a CDS encoding inositol monophosphatase family protein yields MYRSFVQCAEEAARKAGALIKEKIGQASEIREKTSASDLVTEVDKASQEIIEKHVLSVFPQHTILGEEDVAPGAYASVEALEKARKAEYLWIIDPIDGTTNFIHAFPFCCVSIALAHRGEVIAGVVYDPVRDELFRAVRGEGATCNGKPLRVSAEDRLENALLAGGFAGEPEGARKTNLRGLMALVPHVRSIRTAGSAALHLAYVAAGRLSGFWEIDLNAWDLAAGCLLVQEAGGQVTDTAGNAYTLAVRHVLATNGRIHQDVLHILKESEATGFESS; encoded by the coding sequence ATGTATCGATCATTCGTGCAATGCGCGGAAGAAGCTGCTCGCAAAGCGGGAGCCTTGATCAAAGAGAAGATTGGACAGGCTTCGGAGATCCGGGAGAAGACATCCGCATCGGATCTTGTGACTGAGGTGGATAAGGCATCACAAGAGATCATTGAGAAACACGTGCTTTCCGTATTTCCGCAACATACGATCCTGGGAGAGGAAGACGTGGCTCCCGGAGCATACGCTTCCGTCGAAGCATTGGAAAAGGCGAGGAAAGCGGAATATTTGTGGATCATCGATCCGATCGATGGGACGACCAATTTTATCCACGCATTTCCTTTTTGCTGTGTTTCCATCGCTCTGGCCCATCGCGGGGAAGTGATCGCGGGGGTCGTATATGATCCGGTACGCGACGAACTCTTCCGCGCGGTACGGGGAGAAGGGGCGACTTGTAACGGAAAACCCTTACGAGTATCCGCGGAAGATCGATTAGAGAACGCGCTCCTTGCAGGAGGGTTCGCGGGAGAACCAGAGGGGGCGCGTAAAACGAACTTGCGAGGCCTCATGGCGCTGGTTCCGCATGTTCGCAGCATCCGTACGGCAGGTTCTGCCGCTTTGCATCTCGCTTATGTAGCGGCAGGACGTTTAAGCGGATTTTGGGAAATCGATTTAAACGCTTGGGATCTTGCCGCAGGATGTTTACTCGTACAAGAAGCGGGAGGCCAAGTGACTGATACCGCGGGGAACGCCTATACGCTGGCGGTCCGTCATGTTCTCGCAACGAACGGGCGCATCCACCAGGACGTTTTACATATTTTAAAAGAGTCTGAAGCGACGGGTTTTGAATCATCCTAA
- a CDS encoding peptidylprolyl isomerase, with protein MRRTRLITYALLITLFLVSIMTGCGSAPGPTGGSTSGSEQTALPDTSSKNNKYSKPPAMQIDPNKSYTAIVKTNKGDFTIQLLAKDAPKTVNNFVFLARDKFYDGIKFHRVIKDFMIQTGDPMGNGTGGPGYQFADELPPKIPYAPGVVAMANAGPNTNGSQFFIGTGDDVKSLNQTPNYTVFGKVVSGMDVVEKIASVPVGPSPIGENSVPKEPVYIKTIEIQEK; from the coding sequence ATGAGACGCACGCGCTTGATTACGTATGCCCTGCTCATCACATTGTTCTTGGTTTCCATTATGACTGGATGCGGTTCTGCACCGGGACCCACTGGCGGCAGTACATCCGGATCGGAGCAAACGGCTCTCCCTGACACTTCGTCCAAAAACAACAAATACAGCAAGCCGCCTGCTATGCAAATTGATCCGAATAAATCCTATACGGCGATCGTCAAGACGAACAAAGGAGATTTTACGATTCAATTGTTGGCCAAAGATGCGCCGAAAACGGTGAACAATTTCGTTTTTCTCGCGCGAGACAAGTTTTATGACGGTATCAAATTCCATCGTGTGATTAAAGATTTTATGATCCAGACGGGCGATCCGATGGGAAACGGGACGGGAGGACCCGGCTACCAATTCGCGGATGAACTTCCGCCAAAAATTCCGTATGCACCGGGAGTCGTCGCCATGGCGAACGCGGGCCCGAATACAAACGGAAGCCAATTTTTCATCGGTACAGGGGATGATGTGAAATCACTCAATCAGACACCGAACTACACCGTCTTTGGAAAAGTCGTCTCCGGTATGGACGTTGTGGAGAAAATCGCTAGCGTACCTGTGGGGCCGAGTCCAATCGGTGAAAACAGTGTCCCCAAAGAACCTGTCTACATAAAAACGATCGAAATCCAAGAAAAGTAA
- a CDS encoding methyl-accepting chemotaxis protein, with translation MKRHISLKFLMITVMTLVLIVPIASLSILNYRDNLTSSRQYATQQLSILASDIKHATESRLIEVDNLMKHVSQDPEIRSGDPKRQRALLEKVVKMNPQFELLYVIGKNGIQTARSSGTYLESIDREDFKSAIQGNYFVTGSYISKTTGLPTVTFALPIKNEAGGIIGVIGGDLSLADLQALVKNVKAGEEGYAYLTDQNGVTIAHPKFSEYVLQQKNLKNQISVAESLSGKSGVTTWINPQGIEMYGEYLPINIPGHDFHWSVVVQIPAAELYTIGQNILLRNVEIGILLTVIAILFSYFLSNWIVKPVRQIIETTKKVSDGDLTRVLAYRTKTREFSQLRESINDMIAKLRDLLMIAQEHAGQVATASAQLSEGTAMLSMSANGIAATMQEMSAAHDHQSRQVETVAAETEKLRQEIQGILEKMNRVHELTAALNSEAKKSMGGVNQATKQMDTIQEMTRRSADQIQALEEKSQRIEEMVMIITNIAQQTHLLALNAAIEAARAGEYGRGFSIVADEVRKLAEQSSRAAEQITSVISEIHQETRLTVEEMRLGKMEAEKGTTFVRETLMSLEQISQSIQQIVHHTQDVADATERMNRSAEQVAGVAANLSSLSEETAAASEEVAASVEEESNTIHTLARSSEEMSRLANDLEQTVKKFKLHEATNHQL, from the coding sequence GTGAAGCGACACATCAGTCTTAAATTCCTCATGATAACGGTGATGACGCTCGTGTTGATCGTGCCAATCGCGAGTCTTAGCATACTCAACTATCGAGATAACCTCACATCGAGCCGTCAATACGCGACACAGCAATTATCCATTCTTGCCAGCGACATCAAACATGCAACAGAATCGCGTTTGATCGAAGTCGATAACCTGATGAAACATGTAAGTCAGGATCCGGAGATCCGGTCGGGGGATCCAAAAAGGCAGCGTGCATTATTGGAAAAAGTAGTGAAGATGAATCCCCAATTCGAACTGCTCTATGTGATAGGCAAAAATGGAATACAGACGGCAAGAAGCTCGGGTACCTACTTGGAAAGTATAGATCGAGAGGATTTCAAATCCGCCATTCAAGGGAATTATTTCGTCACTGGCTCATATATCTCCAAAACGACCGGCTTGCCCACGGTAACGTTTGCATTACCGATCAAAAATGAAGCGGGCGGTATCATCGGAGTGATCGGCGGTGATTTAAGTTTGGCCGATTTGCAGGCGCTGGTCAAGAATGTCAAAGCGGGAGAGGAAGGCTACGCGTACTTGACCGATCAAAATGGGGTCACAATTGCCCATCCGAAGTTTTCGGAATACGTGCTGCAACAAAAAAATCTGAAGAATCAAATTTCGGTTGCAGAATCCTTGTCGGGCAAAAGCGGTGTAACTACATGGATCAACCCACAAGGGATCGAGATGTATGGGGAATATTTGCCTATAAACATCCCCGGGCATGATTTTCACTGGTCGGTTGTCGTACAAATTCCAGCTGCCGAGTTATATACGATCGGTCAAAACATCTTGCTGAGAAATGTGGAAATTGGCATCCTTTTGACCGTCATCGCCATTCTTTTCTCTTATTTCCTATCCAACTGGATTGTCAAACCTGTCAGACAGATCATCGAGACGACAAAGAAGGTCAGCGACGGAGATCTGACTCGAGTTTTAGCATACCGAACAAAGACAAGAGAATTTTCCCAGTTACGCGAATCGATCAACGATATGATAGCAAAACTGCGTGATCTCTTGATGATCGCTCAGGAGCATGCCGGCCAAGTTGCTACGGCATCGGCACAACTCTCTGAGGGAACGGCTATGCTTTCTATGAGTGCGAACGGGATCGCGGCAACCATGCAAGAAATGTCTGCCGCTCACGATCATCAGAGCCGGCAGGTTGAAACGGTCGCTGCCGAAACGGAAAAACTGCGTCAAGAGATTCAAGGAATTCTTGAAAAAATGAATCGAGTGCATGAACTTACAGCCGCCCTGAACAGTGAAGCGAAGAAGAGTATGGGGGGAGTTAACCAAGCGACCAAACAAATGGACACGATCCAAGAGATGACGCGGCGTTCCGCAGATCAAATCCAGGCGCTTGAGGAGAAGTCCCAGCGGATTGAAGAGATGGTCATGATCATTACGAATATTGCGCAACAAACACACCTACTCGCTTTAAATGCAGCGATCGAAGCTGCCCGTGCAGGAGAATACGGGCGGGGATTCTCGATTGTAGCGGACGAAGTGCGCAAACTGGCGGAACAATCCAGTCGTGCGGCTGAACAGATTACATCTGTCATCTCCGAGATCCATCAAGAAACCCGTTTGACTGTGGAGGAGATGAGGTTAGGCAAGATGGAGGCGGAGAAAGGTACAACATTTGTTCGTGAGACATTGATGTCTCTGGAACAAATCAGCCAGTCGATTCAACAGATCGTCCACCATACGCAAGATGTAGCCGACGCAACCGAGCGGATGAACCGCTCGGCGGAACAAGTGGCGGGCGTGGCTGCCAATCTGTCATCTCTTTCGGAGGAAACGGCTGCGGCTTCGGAAGAAGTGGCAGCATCTGTGGAAGAAGAATCCAACACGATCCATACACTGGCTCGCTCTTCGGAGGAGATGTCCCGTTTGGCGAATGATTTGGAACAAACCGTGAAGAAATTTAAACTCCATGAAGCAACAAATCATCAGTTATAA
- a CDS encoding electron transfer flavoprotein subunit alpha/FixB family protein has translation MSRHILVLADLRNGKVRNVTFEMLTAAVNIADGGEVSAALIGHDVAKHADLLAHYGANRVFVVDQEPLANYVPDGYANALEAVIKEANPDVVFLAHSAIGRDVAPKLAARFDAGQVSDIIKIETNGDQLVFTRPIYAGKAFTKVAIKDGLKFVTVRPNNLSKTEPDSSRTANVVSLNVQIPADSLRTLVKEVVRKSTQGVDLSEAKIIVSGGRGVKSAEGFQVLQELANVLGAAVGASRGACDAGYCDYAMQIGQTGKVVTPDLYIACGISGAIQHLAGMSNSKVIVAINKDPEAPIFKVADYGIVGDLFQVVPLLTEELKKVLVES, from the coding sequence ATGAGCAGACATATACTCGTACTGGCTGATCTTCGTAACGGAAAGGTTCGCAATGTGACGTTTGAAATGCTGACGGCTGCTGTAAACATCGCCGATGGAGGTGAAGTATCCGCGGCTCTGATCGGCCATGATGTGGCAAAACATGCGGATCTTCTCGCACATTATGGGGCAAACCGGGTTTTTGTCGTCGATCAGGAGCCACTGGCCAACTATGTGCCGGACGGTTATGCGAATGCGCTAGAAGCTGTAATCAAAGAGGCGAATCCGGACGTGGTCTTTCTCGCCCATTCGGCGATCGGGCGCGATGTGGCTCCAAAGCTGGCCGCTCGCTTTGATGCAGGACAGGTATCGGACATCATTAAAATCGAAACGAATGGCGATCAACTCGTCTTCACACGCCCCATCTATGCGGGCAAGGCTTTCACGAAAGTGGCGATCAAAGACGGACTGAAATTTGTAACGGTTCGTCCGAACAACTTGTCGAAAACCGAGCCGGATTCCTCAAGGACAGCAAACGTGGTGAGCCTGAATGTGCAGATTCCGGCAGACAGTTTGCGTACCTTGGTTAAAGAAGTGGTTCGAAAATCGACACAAGGCGTGGACTTGTCTGAAGCGAAGATCATCGTCTCCGGGGGACGCGGGGTCAAATCTGCAGAAGGTTTTCAAGTTCTGCAAGAGCTCGCCAACGTTCTCGGAGCCGCTGTGGGAGCGTCGCGCGGCGCATGTGACGCTGGGTATTGCGATTACGCGATGCAAATCGGGCAAACGGGTAAAGTGGTCACTCCTGATCTTTATATTGCTTGCGGGATTTCAGGGGCGATACAGCATTTGGCCGGAATGTCCAATTCGAAGGTGATCGTTGCGATTAATAAAGATCCGGAAGCTCCGATCTTCAAAGTGGCCGATTACGGTATCGTGGGTGATTTGTTCCAGGTGGTTCCGCTTCTGACGGAAGAATTGAAAAAAGTATTGGTTGAGTCATGA
- a CDS encoding electron transfer flavoprotein subunit beta/FixA family protein, with translation MNILVCLKQTFDTEEKIVVENGKVKEDGVQFIINPYDEYAVEEAIVLRDKFGGTVTLLTIGPARAEEAIRKALAMGADEAIHISDETLFGDEYTASKVLAKAIEGKSFDIILAGNQAVDDGSGQVAVRLAELLGIPHIATITKLTIDGSKVTAERDAEGDVEVVEATLPVLVTAQQGLNEPRYPSLIGIRKANKKPVAVLGAGELGLSASDVAAKTEVLETTLPPEKTGGRMLEGELADQVKELVHMLKNEEKLF, from the coding sequence ATGAACATTTTGGTTTGTCTCAAACAAACGTTTGATACAGAAGAGAAAATTGTCGTGGAAAACGGCAAGGTCAAAGAAGACGGCGTTCAATTTATCATCAATCCATACGATGAATATGCGGTAGAAGAAGCGATCGTCCTGAGGGACAAATTCGGAGGAACCGTCACACTGTTGACGATCGGTCCTGCGCGCGCAGAAGAAGCGATTCGGAAAGCGCTTGCCATGGGGGCGGATGAAGCGATTCACATCTCCGATGAGACGTTGTTCGGAGATGAGTACACTGCTTCTAAAGTGTTGGCCAAAGCGATTGAAGGAAAATCTTTTGATATCATCCTCGCGGGTAACCAGGCGGTGGATGACGGTTCAGGACAAGTGGCGGTACGACTCGCGGAATTGCTTGGCATTCCTCACATCGCTACGATCACAAAGCTTACGATTGACGGGTCGAAAGTAACGGCAGAGCGCGATGCAGAAGGGGATGTGGAAGTTGTGGAAGCAACCCTTCCCGTCTTGGTAACCGCTCAGCAGGGGTTAAACGAACCGCGCTACCCGTCTTTGATCGGTATTCGCAAAGCGAATAAGAAACCGGTCGCGGTGCTTGGTGCCGGTGAACTCGGACTATCCGCATCAGATGTGGCAGCCAAAACGGAAGTTCTCGAAACGACATTGCCTCCTGAGAAAACGGGCGGGCGAATGCTGGAAGGTGAACTGGCGGATCAAGTGAAAGAATTGGTTCACATGTTAAAAAATGAAGAAAAACTGTTCTGA